The genomic stretch ATCCAAACCCAGGACCCACTCCTCAGGGAGCCCCAGACCCCACATCTGCTCCCCAGATAGCCCAGCCCACAGGACTGGGAACTGCCCAAATATGGCCACTGCAGTGGGTTGGGGCCCTGCGGGGAGTTGTGCTTCATCAGGAGTCACCCCAAGGGAGGGGGTCATTGGGTGCACTCTGGGGGTTTAGGGTAGGCTTGCTCGGGAGATAGGGACCAATAGCAAGGGAGAAAGGAGCTTCAGAGAAAGTTCCACCATTAACCACCAGCCCTCACAACCCCATCCATCCCCTGGGCCTGGGCTCTCTCAGGATGTAAGGCCCAGTCTCCAAGAAGCAAGGAACTGTAGCATGGAAGGACCCTGTCCATCTGTCCCACTGCTCCTTTCTGGTGGACGAAGAAGAGTGAGCAGCAGATAGGGTGTATCCTGCAAGGCTTCGGCCACCTCAAAAGTGGCCACCCCTGTACACCTAGGGAAGCCTTATCCCTTGCTTTCTCCCTCCAAAGGGAGGGAGCTTTGGACGTTGGTCACACCTACCAGCTTCTCCCTCACTCCTAGGGCCCTGGGGGCTTCTCCTCAATGCACTCCCCTAAAGAGGCTGGGGCTTGTGGCTGGTGGAAACCCTGTCTACTAACCCTGGCACCTGGGGCCCAGGTCATAGTCCCCAAGGGGACTGTGGGGCCCACAGGCAGAGGGGCACCTGGAGAGAGTGGCCCACCAGCCACTGcctccatcagtctctgctcccaccAGAGCCCCTCCTGGATTCCCTCCCTGGCCAGGCCTCTGGTCCATGAGGCCCCTCAGAGACTAGTGACCAACTGCATTTGCCCATCCCCATCGGGCCCTGGCCCCTCAAGGCTGGGGGCTGCCAGGTAGCCCTCATGGCTGGGCCGCCGCACCTGGTAGTAGCCCTGTAGGGGATTCCGAGCCACCAGGGCCGGCGGGCGAGAGGTGTAGTAGATTTCTGGGGGCCCAGGGGgagcaggtgggggagggggcagggcctCATTAGGCCCTTCGGGGCTGCTGTCCGGGTAGGAGGGCGAGTCCCGCAGGTTGGCCCCGCTGGCATAGAGGGAGTCCCGGccgggaggggaggagaggggccGGCTGGTGGCCCCATCCTCTGCCGTACAGCTCTCCGACTCATCCAGATCACTCTGGTACAGCACCGACTGGGCCCGGGGCAGCAGCAGTGGCTCCTCCAGGGCCTTGTAGAGAAGTTCAATCTCAGCCCGGTCAGCACCCCCAGGCCCACCAGCCTCGTCCTCACTGACTCCTGGCACGGGTGGCACAGGAGGCTCTGGTGGAGGACCTTTGGCGCCCCCACTGGCCCCCCGAAGGTTGTTGTGCACCAGCTCTGAGATGATCATCTTCTCAAAGGCCGCAGCATCCGCTAGGTTTCGGCCTCGGGGTGGCTCAGGACCCCCATCCCCCGGAGGGAAATCACCACTTCGCAAGGAGTAGCTGTTGTTGAAGTTGCCATTAAGGGGCAGTGTGTCCATGCCACAGGCTTCCCGGCCGCCCAAGGGGTGCTCTGCAGGGCAGAGGGAGCAATAAGGAAGAGGCCAAGGGGTCTGCCTAGGGCCTCTGCTCTcgcttttcctcttcctcaactcGCAATGGGCTGAAGAGGGTGTACATTAGGACCAATTCCCCAGGATCTTGAGTTTTTCCTTAAGTTTCAGAACTTCAGCAAATGGAGCCCTGTGTATCCAGGTTCACTCCCTAGGCTTGAACCCTCCCTCACTTTCATTCTCTACTGAGGGTCCCACCTGGCAACCATGTCAGAGCCTGTGGGTAGAGGCACCCCAAATGTAGAGTCCATGAGAGGCTCCAGAAAGCTCTAGCCTCCTTCCCAACCCCCTTTGGAAATGCTTCCAGGAGACAGTGGTACTTACTAGGTTCCCTGTAGCTTCCTGTAGACGCCAGCCCACAAAGGAAGAGAAGACAAGAATGAGCTCAGCAGAGGCCTAGGACCTCCCAGCCTGGGGCCTCCCAGCCTGGGGCCTCCCAGCCTGGGGCTCTGCTCCTCTTCCCTGGCACCCAGGCATCTATGTGTCCTCACCTGGGGAGTTGAAGACTGGGGGCGAGGAGGGATTGAAGCCCACAGACTCTGCAATGAGTGTATTGTATGGGCTAGTGCCCCCACGGGGCTGTAGCACAGGGTTGGTCAGTAGGTGGTTCCCCATGGTACCTGCCCAAGGGAGGGGTAAAAGGTTACAAGGCAGCCCAGAGACCTGGGGCAGGGAGCTTCTGAGAGGACACAGAGCCAGGGAACCTCACCTCGGTTCAGGGTGGGGGTGCTGTTGATGTCCCCTGCCATAAAGGACGACTCTGTCTGCTTCCTCACGGTGTCATTCCACATCCTCCGGATTCGGCTCTGGGGACACAGCCCAAACGTGAGGGGGTCTCCAGGACCACTCTGCCCTCCAGGATCTTTCTGAGACTCTGGCAGAGCACTCCTGCCTCTCGGCCCCAGAGAGACCTGGTGGATATGCCTTCCCTGCCCGGGTACCTGGGTCCCTGTGTAGTAGCGGGTGTTACTTCGCATGGCTGAGGTCTTAAGGGAGCCGTGAGCCCCCCCAGGTGGGGAGCGAATGCAGCAGTAGGAGTGACGCAGGCACTTGCTGTACTCCTTGTGCACCTGTGTAAGAGGTGACAGTCACGGCAGTGTCACCCTCAGAAAGGGTTACTTCGGAGGACCAAAGACTGATATATTAGTGGTTGGCAGGTCATTGAAACGTTGGTCCATAATCTTTTCTCCACCATCAACTTTCCTATTTATCCCTTCATTGTCCAACTTAACACATCTTCCAGGAACATGTACTAGACATATGTCAGACCTAGGGAACACACATAtgctcctggtcctcctgccctgCCCCCCCCAGTGCCAGGACTctaggcatgcaccactatgatCAGTTCATGGGACACTAGAGATGGAACTCAGGCTTCAGGTAAGCTAGACAAACATTTTGCCAACTCAGCTACACCCTCAGCCCGGGTGAGATGGAGCTCAGGAAGAGCAGAGCCTCTAGAGGAGCAGTCCAGGTTcaccactgagccttctttccagcccttgactttttaaaattctccCTCTTGTGTGTGGTCTTGctgtttttcgagacaggtttctctatgtagtcctggttgtcctagaactggcTCTGTGGGCCAAGCTGGCCTTGATTTCACAGATCTGTCGAGCTCTGCTTCTCGAGTGCTGGGACGAGGGTGATGAGCCAGCAGCACCGGCTCTCATGTGTCGTGAGTATGGATGTTTTCTGTGTCACACATGTAAACCATTTGTGCAGTGCCCtcgaagccagaagagggagaaacACTCCCACTGTTAAGGTAGGAATCTTGTAGTGGCTTCCAGTTGTCTGTCACGAAAGGCTGGGTGGGCCTCACGACTAATAGGGCCATAAGAACATCTATAGTGAATCTGTTCTGTCGCCATTCTTCTAGAACTGTCTTTACTTCTGACTGAATATTCCCACTCTGCCTCTATTAAGACTCAAATGGTCCACATTAGGGAGGTGACCAGGAGACACACTAAAGGTCCCAGGGAGTACCTAAGCCTCATCCTGGCCTCCCTCCCctaataatccagaatgtccctGAGGAGAACTCTACCACCCTCACCTTTTTCTGTAAGGCGCAGTGAAAGACAAAGATGAAGACCCCCTGGAAGGCGTTGAAGGTTGTGAAGAGGTAAGCCATTACTACTGACTCCTTGTTGATGAAGAGGAGGCCGAAAGCCCAGGTGAGGCCCAGCAGGAAGAGCAGTGCAATGGCACCCAGCGCCCAGGACCTAGTAGCCAGAGGACAAGCTGTCACAGTACTCACCAAGGAAGACGGCCCAGCCCCAAGGCTTCCAGTGCCGTCTAAAAGACCTAGCCTAAGGTTGAGGAGGTCTTGGGAAGGCCTGTTGTTCCCCGCCAACTTCATCATTTCGGTTAGATTTCCAGCCCACTAAAACTCCCCGTGTGGCCTATTTTCCAGGTGTCCTCAGACAAGACTCACACTGACTACAGTCTCGGGCCCGAAAGCACAGGCTGGATGGACCTCTGCACCTCTGGCTCTGTTAAATAGGGCCATCCCAGGTACAAATACCCTCTCACTGAAAACCCCACTAGACAACCAGCAATAAAAGTGTCTCAGGACACTCTGAGGTTCACTAGGGTTAGCGGCTCACTTGATGTTGTCAAGGCGGCTGGAGTCAGGCTTGAGCACGGATGAGCTTCGGATCATCTTGTGCAGGGTCACCATGAGGAACACCAGGTTCACCTGGGTAGGAGCACAGGAAAGGGGGCTCAGACTGTGGTCCAACCCCTTCTCAGTGCCTACAGGGCCCAAGATGCGCACTGTCTGTCGTTACTTGATGTTGTGAGGCCAAGGGTCATGGCTTGGCATGAAACGGGCTTGGACTAGAACTGCAGGTCACTGGCCGTAGAGCCAGGGACTACGGACTAAGTGATCCTGGTGTTTTAGCTGCGCTTCAGGCTGTGTGTGCGATGAaagacagaaccaagggccttttGCATCATGGGCAAGTGttcatcactgagccatcccctggCTCATCTGCGTGGTTCTGCCAGTTTTTATACTAAGGGTCCTGTAAGGCTGGCAAGGGGCCCGGCCAGGGCTTAGGGTCCAGACCAGCTTGAATGACAAGAGCCCCAGTACTTGAAGTGCCACTCACCACAATAACAAAGGAGACGGGCCCAATGAAGCTCCAGATGAAATAGTTATCCACCCTCAGCCAGCAGCTACAAAGAAACACAGCCAGAGTGGAGAGATGCCTGAGAGCCTGGCCACCCGCCCTGGCCCAAAGAAAGCCAGCCTCGTAAGAACCAAGAAGACAGAGAGCACAGGGATAATGGGGTGACTCACGCCTTCTCAGTGCCGTAGCTTCGGTAGTCAATGGCGGCTGCGATGCCTACCACCAGGGCTGGGAAGCAGTAGCCGCCCAGGTAATAGTACTTGGTGCGTGAATATTCGCTCTCGAACACCTCGACCAGCAGGAGGTAGAGGTGCACGCCCTCTAGGCACAGCCAGGAGAAGGCGGCCAGGAAGAAGTAGTGCAGCAGGCCCGCAAAGATAGGGCAGGCGACCTGCAAGGGCACTCAGTAAGCGGCTGCTTCACGAGCTGCAGCCCTGTCCACTGCTTAGTCTTGGCTCCAAGTTTGCCTCACCTCATACTGAGTTTTGTCTATTCCAACCAGGAAGAGCAGCTCTGCAAGGAAGAGGTTGATGCACAGGTTCTTGTGGATGGTGTTGCGGTCGGTCTGCAGGCCCCGCAGGAAGCAGAAGGTGGAGATGCAGATAGCCAGACAGACCAGGGAGATGACAATGCCAACCCAGGTGATGACTGACAGCAACAGCTCATTAATACGGCCTTGGTACTGGGGGACAGGAGAAGGGGGTGCACTCAGGGCTTGGCCTGGTGCCAGCTGAAGACAAGGACCCAGGTAAGGCTGTGGGCCTCAAGGCCCTCCAGTGCTGCCCAATCGGCCACCAAGCTGGCCCCCACCCCTGTGCAGGCAGTGCGGGCTCACTTCCTCATGCTCTGGAAGGCTTGTGATACCAACTTGCTTTTCCTGAGTGCCTCAGGCCAGAGGGAGCCAGATGCAAGGCCTCATGCCCCAGGTAAGACTGGTGGCCCCCCATGCCCATGAGCTGGCCTTGTAGGCATCGCCCATGCTGTGTGCTCTCTAGGATGCCATGCAAAGCCAGGCCAGCAGCAAGCAGGCCTGCCCGGAACAGCACCACACTGGCCAGCTTACGATCTCTCGGTGAGCCATGAGCACTGCGAAGTTGGTGAGGTGGCTGCAGGCACATGTGGTATGGGTCTTATTGGACTCCACCAGTCGGCAGCCCTGGGTTGACCAGTAGCCCAGCATGGAGCGCTCTGAGTAGTTCCAGAAGGAGCAGTTTGCATTGAAGTGGTTCTTGGCCTGTTATATAGGGGTGGACAGAGGGTTGAAATTGAGAGTTCTGTTCTTACCCTCACACCAGCTTCAGGGAAAGAAGCATTTGGGGACACCGAGGTGACCACCAGCTCTATGGTCCAAGCTGAAGTAAGGGAGCTGAAACTTACTCTCAGGTGGGTGAATGCATGGTGGGGGATATGTAGTCTAGGAACAGAGGATGCTGGGACTTCAGGGAGTTTCAGGGGTACACCTGGGCTCACCTCCAAGTGGGCCACAGTAAAGATGACAGGGTCCATGAGGAAGACACGGCTGGACTCCTTATTGATGGATGCTGCGATGACCTGTGAGTTAACCACCAGGGAGGCACCTCCAGGGCCACCGGTCCCTGCCTCACCTGCCAGCTTCACTGTGGCATTCTCCGTGGACAAGAAGAGGCCCAGGTTGTTGTAGAGAATGAAGACAACCTTCACCACACCTGAGGAAGATGGGCACAGGGAGATATGGCGGCCATCCTTAGCCACAGCACTCTGTCTGGGTTCCATGGCTCCCATGATACAATGAAACTGGGCTATCACATGTCAAGCAGTTCAGGAGCCATTTCCACAAGGCCATTATCCCTTGGTGGGCGGTTTAAATGACAGCACAGTGGCTGGCTCTCTGACctacttttactttcttttctttttaatttttaaagatttatttatataagtacactacagctgtcttcagatgcaccaaaagaggggatcagatcccattacagatggttgtcatgtggttgctgggatttgaactcaggggctctggaagagcagtcagtgctcttaacctctgagccatctctccagccccactattACTTTTTGCATGCCCTTGGGCAGATGCCTAGCCTCTCTGTGCCTCCATCTCAAATGGAGCCAGAACCCAGGCCTCTGCAGAGCATTGGAATAATAGCCACACTAGTGACAGATAAACCATGATTAAAACCCATGACTATGGGTTTCACATAGAGCCAAGATCTAGGTACAAAGTGGGcaacatgcatgcacagacaaaGGCCTGCGGACACTGACCATTGCGGCTGTTCTGCTTGATGGTGTTGGCGGACAGCTGAATGGAGCTCTCACTGGCATACTCCTGGGGGAACACCAACTCCTGCACTTGACCCTCTGTGCTCAGGACAGTGACCTCCAGGACTGTGTGG from Rattus norvegicus strain BN/NHsdMcwi chromosome 19, GRCr8, whole genome shotgun sequence encodes the following:
- the Adgrl1 gene encoding adhesion G protein-coupled receptor L1 isoform X3, which translates into the protein MARLAAALWSLCVTTVLVTSATQGLSRAGLPFGLMRRELACEGYPIELRCPGSDVIMVENANYGRTDDKICDADPFQMENVQCYLPDAFKIMSQRCNNRTQCVVVAGSDAFPDPCPGTYKYLEVQYDCVPYIEVEQKVFVCPGTLQKVLEPTSTHESEHQSGAWCKDPLQAGDRIYVMPWIPYRTDTLTEYASWEDYVAARHTTTYRLPNRVDGTGFVVYDGAVFYNKERTRNIVKYDLRTRIKSGETVINTANYHDTSPYRWGGKTDIDLAVDENGLWVIYATEGNNGRLVVSQLNPYTLRFEGTWETGYDKRSASNAFMVCGVLYVLRSVYVDDDSEAAGNRVDYAFNTNANREEPVSLAFPNPYQFVSSVDYNPRDNQLYVWNNYFVVRYSLEFGPPDPSAGPATSPPLSTTTTARPTPLTSTASPAATTPLRRAPLTTHPVGAINQLGPDLPPATAPAPSTRRPPAPNLHVSPELFCEPREVRRVQWPATQQGMLVERPCPKGTRGIASFQCLPALGLWNPRGPDLSNCTSPWVNQVAQKIKSGENAANIASELARHTRGSIYAGDVSSSVKLMEQLLDILDAQLQALRPIERESAGKNYNKMHKRERTCKDYIKAVVETVDNLLRPEALESWKDMNATEQVHTATMLLDVLEEGAFLLADNVREPARFLAAKQNVVLEVTVLSTEGQVQELVFPQEYASESSIQLSANTIKQNSRNGVVKVVFILYNNLGLFLSTENATVKLAGEAGTGGPGGASLVVNSQVIAASINKESSRVFLMDPVIFTVAHLEAKNHFNANCSFWNYSERSMLGYWSTQGCRLVESNKTHTTCACSHLTNFAVLMAHREIYQGRINELLLSVITWVGIVISLVCLAICISTFCFLRGLQTDRNTIHKNLCINLFLAELLFLVGIDKTQYEVACPIFAGLLHYFFLAAFSWLCLEGVHLYLLLVEVFESEYSRTKYYYLGGYCFPALVVGIAAAIDYRSYGTEKACWLRVDNYFIWSFIGPVSFVIVVNLVFLMVTLHKMIRSSSVLKPDSSRLDNIKSWALGAIALLFLLGLTWAFGLLFINKESVVMAYLFTTFNAFQGVFIFVFHCALQKKVHKEYSKCLRHSYCCIRSPPGGAHGSLKTSAMRSNTRYYTGTQSRIRRMWNDTVRKQTESSFMAGDINSTPTLNRGTMGNHLLTNPVLQPRGGTSPYNTLIAESVGFNPSSPPVFNSPGSYREPKHPLGGREACGMDTLPLNGNFNNSYSLRSGDFPPGDGGPEPPRGRNLADAAAFEKMIISELVHNNLRGASGGAKGPPPEPPVPPVPGVSEDEAGGPGGADRAEIELLYKALEEPLLLPRAQSVLYQSDLDESESCTAEDGATSRPLSSPPGRDSLYASGANLRDSPSYPDSSPEGPNEALPPPPPAPPGPPEIYYTSRPPALVARNPLQGYYQVRRPSHEGYLAAPSLEGPGPDGDGQMQLVTSL
- the Adgrl1 gene encoding adhesion G protein-coupled receptor L1 isoform X6, which gives rise to MCSVMGMGGWGGAPHLSDTSAALVPPPEPGMVTVFVCPGTLQKVLEPTSTHESEHQSGAWCKDPLQAGDRIYVMPWIPYRTDTLTEYASWEDYVAARHTTTYRLPNRVDGTGFVVYDGAVFYNKERTRNIVKYDLRTRIKSGETVINTANYHDTSPYRWGGKTDIDLAVDENGLWVIYATEGNNGRLVVSQLNPYTLRFEGTWETGYDKRSASNAFMVCGVLYVLRSVYVDDDSEAAGNRVDYAFNTNANREEPVSLAFPNPYQFVSSVDYNPRDNQLYVWNNYFVVRYSLEFGPPDPSAGPATSPPLSTTTTARPTPLTSTASPAATTPLRRAPLTTHPVGAINQLGPDLPPATAPAPSTRRPPAPNLHVSPELFCEPREVRRVQWPATQQGMLVERPCPKGTRGIASFQCLPALGLWNPRGPDLSNCTSPWVNQVAQKIKSGENAANIASELARHTRGSIYAGDVSSSVKLMEQLLDILDAQLQALRPIERESAGKNYNKMHKRERTCKDYIKAVVETVDNLLRPEALESWKDMNATEQVHTATMLLDVLEEGAFLLADNVREPARFLAAKQNVVLEVTVLSTEGQVQELVFPQEYASESSIQLSANTIKQNSRNGVVKVVFILYNNLGLFLSTENATVKLAGEAGTGGPGGASLVVNSQVIAASINKESSRVFLMDPVIFTVAHLEAKNHFNANCSFWNYSERSMLGYWSTQGCRLVESNKTHTTCACSHLTNFAVLMAHREIYQGRINELLLSVITWVGIVISLVCLAICISTFCFLRGLQTDRNTIHKNLCINLFLAELLFLVGIDKTQYEVACPIFAGLLHYFFLAAFSWLCLEGVHLYLLLVEVFESEYSRTKYYYLGGYCFPALVVGIAAAIDYRSYGTEKACWLRVDNYFIWSFIGPVSFVIVVNLVFLMVTLHKMIRSSSVLKPDSSRLDNIKSWALGAIALLFLLGLTWAFGLLFINKESVVMAYLFTTFNAFQGVFIFVFHCALQKKVHKEYSKCLRHSYCCIRSPPGGAHGSLKTSAMRSNTRYYTGTQSRIRRMWNDTVRKQTESSFMAGDINSTPTLNRGTMGNHLLTNPVLQPRGGTSPYNTLIAESVGFNPSSPPVFNSPGSYREPKHPLGGREACGMDTLPLNGNFNNSYSLRSGDFPPGDGGPEPPRGRNLADAAAFEKMIISELVHNNLRGASGGAKGPPPEPPVPPVPGVSEDEAGGPGGADRAEIELLYKALEEPLLLPRAQSVLYQSDLDESESCTAEDGATSRPLSSPPGRDSLYASGANLRDSPSYPDSSPEGPNEALPPPPPAPPGPPEIYYTSRPPALVARNPLQGYYQVRRPSHEGYLAAPSLEGPGPDGDGQMQLVTSL
- the Adgrl1 gene encoding adhesion G protein-coupled receptor L1 isoform X4; this encodes MARLAAALWSLCVTTVLVTSATQGLSRAGLPFGLMRRELACEGYPIELRCPGSDVIMVENANYGRTDDKICDADPFQMENVQCYLPDAFKIMSQRCNNRTQCVVVAGSDAFPDPCPGTYKYLEVQYDCVPYIFVCPGTLQKVLEPTSTHESEHQSGAWCKDPLQAGDRIYVMPWIPYRTDTLTEYASWEDYVAARHTTTYRLPNRVDGTGFVVYDGAVFYNKERTRNIVKYDLRTRIKSGETVINTANYHDTSPYRWGGKTDIDLAVDENGLWVIYATEGNNGRLVVSQLNPYTLRFEGTWETGYDKRSASNAFMVCGVLYVLRSVYVDDDSEAAGNRVDYAFNTNANREEPVSLAFPNPYQFVSSVDYNPRDNQLYVWNNYFVVRYSLEFGPPDPSAGPATSPPLSTTTTARPTPLTSTASPAATTPLRRAPLTTHPVGAINQLGPDLPPATAPAPSTRRPPAPNLHVSPELFCEPREVRRVQWPATQQGMLVERPCPKGTRGIASFQCLPALGLWNPRGPDLSNCTSPWVNQVAQKIKSGENAANIASELARHTRGSIYAGDVSSSVKLMEQLLDILDAQLQALRPIERESAGKNYNKMHKRERTCKDYIKAVVETVDNLLRPEALESWKDMNATEQVHTATMLLDVLEEGAFLLADNVREPARFLAAKQNVVLEVTVLSTEGQVQELVFPQEYASESSIQLSANTIKQNSRNGVVKVVFILYNNLGLFLSTENATVKLAGEAGTGGPGGASLVVNSQVIAASINKESSRVFLMDPVIFTVAHLEAKNHFNANCSFWNYSERSMLGYWSTQGCRLVESNKTHTTCACSHLTNFAVLMAHREIYQGRINELLLSVITWVGIVISLVCLAICISTFCFLRGLQTDRNTIHKNLCINLFLAELLFLVGIDKTQYEVACPIFAGLLHYFFLAAFSWLCLEGVHLYLLLVEVFESEYSRTKYYYLGGYCFPALVVGIAAAIDYRSYGTEKACWLRVDNYFIWSFIGPVSFVIVVNLVFLMVTLHKMIRSSSVLKPDSSRLDNIKSWALGAIALLFLLGLTWAFGLLFINKESVVMAYLFTTFNAFQGVFIFVFHCALQKKVHKEYSKCLRHSYCCIRSPPGGAHGSLKTSAMRSNTRYYTGTQSRIRRMWNDTVRKQTESSFMAGDINSTPTLNRGTMGNHLLTNPVLQPRGGTSPYNTLIAESVGFNPSSPPVFNSPGSYREPKHPLGGREACGMDTLPLNGNFNNSYSLRSGDFPPGDGGPEPPRGRNLADAAAFEKMIISELVHNNLRGASGGAKGPPPEPPVPPVPGVSEDEAGGPGGADRAEIELLYKALEEPLLLPRAQSVLYQSDLDESESCTAEDGATSRPLSSPPGRDSLYASGANLRDSPSYPDSSPEGPNEALPPPPPAPPGPPEIYYTSRPPALVARNPLQGYYQVRRPSHEGYLAAPSLEGPGPDGDGQMQLVTSL